From one Syntrophales bacterium genomic stretch:
- a CDS encoding DNA-directed RNA polymerase subunit alpha C-terminal domain-containing protein, with translation MKLKIKDWNKLCSVLIPILQGETLRTVANKLNISPERVRQLVGKGIRVIFLFADDKNLSKKLDNKGLKEYRQHANEILIHLRNFPKNFYREIGDMPEEDISVRLYNCMKYHGFKNINEMKKKTDSELLSMRNVGEKTLREIRRIVL, from the coding sequence ATGAAACTTAAAATAAAGGATTGGAATAAATTATGCTCAGTGCTTATTCCTATTTTACAAGGAGAAACATTAAGAACCGTAGCCAATAAGTTAAATATATCTCCTGAAAGAGTCCGTCAATTAGTAGGTAAAGGGATAAGAGTAATTTTTCTTTTTGCTGATGATAAAAATCTTTCAAAAAAGTTAGACAATAAAGGGTTAAAGGAATATAGACAACATGCTAATGAAATTCTTATCCATTTAAGGAATTTCCCAAAGAATTTTTACAGAGAAATAGGTGACATGCCTGAAGAAGATATTTCAGTAAGACTCTATAATTGTATGAAATATCATGGTTTTAAAAATATAAATGAAATGAAGAAAAAAACAGATAGTGAATTGTTAAGTATGAGAAATGTTGGCGAAAAAACCCTAAGAGAAATTAGAAGAATAGTTCTTTAA